A segment of the Lusitaniella coriacea LEGE 07157 genome:
CTTAAAACTTCCCTAAATTCGCGATCGCGCACTGTTAGGGAAAATCTTAAAGTCTAGTAGCTACAAGGTTTTCAGGCGAAATATTTCTTTCCACGCGATCGCGCACTAAAATTCAATATCCCTGAAACTTAACGATCTCGCTCTCTTTCTCAAAACTCCTAAATTCACCATTTTTCAATGAGTAGGGGCGCAATGCTTGCGCCCGAAACCCCAATCGAGACATTTGCGCGATCGCGTACTGACTTGAAACTTAATGATCGCGTGCCAATTTGAAACTTAATGATTGCGCTTCTTCAGTTATCAGTCAACAGTCATCAGTCAACAGTATTTGACGCGATCGCGTACTCATTAACAATCTAGACAACATACGATCGCGTGGCGGTTTAACTCCATCGTCGATCGCGAAACCCATCAAAATCCGTCAGTAGGGGCGCAATGCTTGCGCCCGAAACCCCAATCGAGCCATTTGCGCGATCGCGGACTTAAAGAAACGATCGCGTACCGATTTGAAATTATGCTCACACCTCCGTCTAGCCATTGCGAATTGCGAACTGACAATTGCGAATTGGAATGATCGCGCACTTTCTCTCTTTACTTCTCAAACTTAACGATCGCGCCTAATTGCGAATTGCGAACTGACAATTGCGAATTGGATTGATCGCGTACCGACTTTAAATTATGATCGCGCCCAAAGTAGAAAAACAATGATCGCGTGCTTTATTGGATGATACGATCATGCACCTTCTTTTCAGTTAGAAGACAAAATTACTTGAATTTGTTGAGAGATTTATGTTGTGCGTTATACTCTGTTAACGCACCCTACTACTAGGCTGCCTGTCCCGGCTTAAATTGGTAGCTAGCTGAGTTATGAACAGTTGCAATTTATTGCGATTAAATCATTTCTGTAACTGAGCGTATTGATAATCGTGACGCTATGCCAATCATCTGTATACAGATACAAACTTCATCTTTGCTTGTCGAAAATTCAAGCTGAAAACCATCTTGATACTCCTGGTTGTTCTCCATATACCAATACCAAATTAGAGGTTTACCATATGCATTTATCCAAGGCTCAGGATGTAATACCTTCTTTAGAGATAGATCTAGATCGAAGTCCTCTGGAAAACTATCGCCAATAATAATAGTGTCATCTTCTCCACAGACAGAGATGTAGATGTATTTTCCTGAAAAATTCAAACTTAAACCATAAACTATTTGATACTCAGTCTCTTCAAAATAAATTACTTCGGTCAAGGAAGCCCTGTTCTCTAGAATATCTTCTAATCCTTCACATGGACTCATTTTTTCTTCCTTTTCTGAATCATCGACTAAGCTCAAGCTACTTCCCTCCATACTTTTGATTTTTCTTTCCAGCCTGCTTGATGATTTTTAAAGCTGTTTCTGCCTTATCATCCTTTTGAGCTGCCAAATTCGCTATTTCTCCAACAGTGACTTGCTTGTAGTCTTGTCCTAACTGATTAACTTGACTAGCTCCGCCACCTCTAGCACGAATAGCCTCTGCGGCTGGAGTGTCTTTGAAACCAATCAAGTTTCCGATTTTTCTTCTCCCACCTCGTGTCAGCTTGATCTCAGCACTAAAAACATACCGAATAAAATCATCCCAAGTTATGTTATGACCCGTGTGACTGGGACCTGGATCGAGTTTAGGCCCTTCGTTAAAACCGGGAAGACTAAGCAACTTGCTCAGGAGACTTTTATTAGGTTTATGTCCAGTATGACTGGGTACGGAAAGTTTTGGCCCATCCCCAAAACCCCCTAATGGAGGTAAAGGCTCACCCCTCTTCCTCTTGAGCCCATAAATGCCAATACCAATAGCAGTTAAGTCAACAAGTAGCTGTGCGATAAGAGCGTGGCTACTTAAACCGAAGGTAACCAACCCACTGGGATCGATACCATTAACCGGATTAGCATTAGCATACAAATACTTATGCAGCGTAATCGGTTCGTTGGCTCGTCCCTCATAAGTATCGCGTCGGGTAAACCGTCCGCTGTTAGGATCGTAATACCGCTGCCTTAAATAGTATTGCCCCAGCGTCCCATCAAACTGCTCTCCAGCAAAGCGATAATCATTCTCCGTATTCCCAACCTCTGAAACCCCTTCACCATAAGCATCATAGGTATAGGTATCCGTAACCGTCCCATTCTCATCCGTCAATACCCGCGTACTCCCCAAACCATCAACAGAGTAGTACGACTCATTTC
Coding sequences within it:
- a CDS encoding RHS repeat-associated core domain-containing protein; translation: MVQAQTPTETVTYKYDDDNIRVSETVGGTTKSYVLDKNRPYAQVLAEYEGDTEVASYTYGLDLIEQERDGNESYYSVDGLGSTRVLTDENGTVTDTYTYDAYGEGVSEVGNTENDYRFAGEQFDGTLGQYYLRQRYYDPNSGRFTRRDTYEGRANEPITLHKYLYANANPVNGIDPSGLVTFGLSSHALIAQLLVDLTAIGIGIYGLKRKRGEPLPPLGGFGDGPKLSVPSHTGHKPNKSLLSKLLSLPGFNEGPKLDPGPSHTGHNITWDDFIRYVFSAEIKLTRGGRRKIGNLIGFKDTPAAEAIRARGGGASQVNQLGQDYKQVTVGEIANLAAQKDDKAETALKIIKQAGKKNQKYGGK
- a CDS encoding DUF6334 family protein, which encodes MEGSSLSLVDDSEKEEKMSPCEGLEDILENRASLTEVIYFEETEYQIVYGLSLNFSGKYIYISVCGEDDTIIIGDSFPEDFDLDLSLKKVLHPEPWINAYGKPLIWYWYMENNQEYQDGFQLEFSTSKDEVCICIQMIGIASRLSIRSVTEMI